The genomic stretch TACCATCTACGTAAAGTTCGTACGGAAGGCCATTGGAAGGTTTGGTGCCAGGCTCCTGCTGAGGTAGTACCTCGTGACTGGGATCGGCCGCTACGTTGCGGGCTTCTTCCTCGGTCAGTGTCCTGAAGTTTTTGGGCAGGTCTTTGAATTTTGCATTATAGATCTCCTGGACGTGTTTGTTCCTGTCCACCCAGGCTGGCAAATCAATTTCTTCACCTTTATAAGGTCGGAAGACAGAAGTCAGGTCTCCGCTGACAGCCCTTCGCCATTCGCTGATATTGGTTTCTTTGATGGTTTTTCCAGTTTTTTTGGAAAGCCACTTTTCCATTAGCTGGATGGTGGAGGTGATGTCACAGACTTGGGAATTGACCCAGCCACCACGGGTCCAGGGGGAGGCGATCACCAGCGGTACACGATAGCCCAACCCCACGGGACTGGTCCTGGAATCTGCTTCGCTAAATCCGGCAGCCTGCTCTTCTTCTTTGGTGACAAATTCGCCCGTGACATCCAATCCTTCAGAGGCCATACCGTTGTCCGGATCTTGGGGGTTAGGGGCTACAAAGGGAGGAACATGATCAAAGTACCCATCATTCTCATCATAATTAAGGATAAAAATGGTCTTCTTCCACAGCTCAGGATTTTGGGTCAAAATATCCAGCACTTCTGATACGTACCAGGCTCCGTACCAAGGGGCACTTGGGTGATCGGAAAATTTCTGTGGAGCCACTACCCAAGATACAGCAGGCAATTTTCCTTCCTTGACATCTTTGCGAAATTGATACAGCACGTCGCCTTTTGGAATGTTCGTTTCACGCTGCTCAAGGCCATCTGCATAGGTCAAGGTGGCAATTTTATGATAGTCTTTGTCTCCACTGTTGGTGGTAAAGGCCTTTTTATGGAGAAGCTTTTCCCTCTCGGACAGTTGGCTGAATTTTTCCGGATTCCAGGCGGCAAGGTATTCACCCAGCTTGACCAATTCCGCTTTCTTTTCGGCGATTTGCTTGGACAGTGCGTCCTGATCCACATCAGACTTGCTCAAATCCGCTTCCAAATTCTCCAGCTCGGCTGGTATTTCCTTCTGCCTTTTTTTCATATACTGGTAATGCCCTTGGCTATACCTCACACCAAACTGCTTGAACCATTCGAGGTTGTTGTCGGTAAAATTGGCCAGCAAAGAACTGTCCTCCACACCAGTGGGCAGACTGATTTCATTTTGATAAACCTTCCAGGAGATGCCTTCGTCTTCCAGCCTATCCGGAAAGGTCGCCCAATCCACTTCATGGCTATAATTCAGTTCTCCATTGCGGACCCTGGCTTTTTCACCTTCACCGTGGGTTTTTCCTGCCCAGAAATAATTCCTGTTCGTCGTGGTGCCTGTAAGGGAAGCGCAGAAGTGTTGGTCACAAACGGTGAATGCATCGGCTAGGGCATAATAAAAAGGGATGTCTTCACGATTGTAATAGCCCATGGTCATCGGCACATCTCGAAATTCGGCACGGCCGGATCGCTTGGCCTCTATCCAGCCATTGTATTTGCCTTCATTGCGGGCATCTACTTGGTTTTCCCAGCTATGGGGAATATCTCGCATCCAGGTAGCTTTGGTGTCTTTGATGTCAAAGCGAAAAGGCGCAAAGCGATTGCCGTTCTTATCAGGCTGAAGCCAAACAGGGTTTTTGTCCGGGAGGCTGATGGCGCGTGGATCATTAAATCCCCTGACACCTTTCAGGGTGCCGAAGCAGTGGTCAAAGGAGCGATTTTCCTGCATGAGCAGGACGACATGCTCAGCATCATAAAAAGTGGTTCCAGGATCTGGCGTAATGGCCAATGCTTTCTCGATGGAAGTGGGCAATACACTCCACATCCCTGCACTTCCAGAAAGCAATGCTGCTTTTTTTAAAAAATCTCTTCTAGAATCGTTCATGTTTCTTTTCTGTCAAGTTTATAACCTAAAACTAATCATTTCAGGTAAAATAGGCCACAAAGGCTCAAAGGCGCTAAGAAATTATTGTTTTCTTACCACTACTAATTAAGACATCAATGGTTTTCCAATTTTAACTTCTTGCCTTCGTGGCCTATTCTTTTCCGCCACCAAGACCCAAAGACACAA from Echinicola soli encodes the following:
- a CDS encoding phosphocholine-specific phospholipase C, yielding MNDSRRDFLKKAALLSGSAGMWSVLPTSIEKALAITPDPGTTFYDAEHVVLLMQENRSFDHCFGTLKGVRGFNDPRAISLPDKNPVWLQPDKNGNRFAPFRFDIKDTKATWMRDIPHSWENQVDARNEGKYNGWIEAKRSGRAEFRDVPMTMGYYNREDIPFYYALADAFTVCDQHFCASLTGTTTNRNYFWAGKTHGEGEKARVRNGELNYSHEVDWATFPDRLEDEGISWKVYQNEISLPTGVEDSSLLANFTDNNLEWFKQFGVRYSQGHYQYMKKRQKEIPAELENLEADLSKSDVDQDALSKQIAEKKAELVKLGEYLAAWNPEKFSQLSEREKLLHKKAFTTNSGDKDYHKIATLTYADGLEQRETNIPKGDVLYQFRKDVKEGKLPAVSWVVAPQKFSDHPSAPWYGAWYVSEVLDILTQNPELWKKTIFILNYDENDGYFDHVPPFVAPNPQDPDNGMASEGLDVTGEFVTKEEEQAAGFSEADSRTSPVGLGYRVPLVIASPWTRGGWVNSQVCDITSTIQLMEKWLSKKTGKTIKETNISEWRRAVSGDLTSVFRPYKGEEIDLPAWVDRNKHVQEIYNAKFKDLPKNFRTLTEEEARNVAADPSHEVLPQQEPGTKPSNGLPYELYVDGKISEDGKHFVVKFEAAKEIFEEESLGAPFNVYAPGNYWNQTSETYEPVKTWAFAVKSGDVLEYQWPLEAFENGQYHLRVYGPNGYFREFFGDAQGPRVELSCKPIKRRRNYTDKLKITVRNISTLQAIDLKLADETYQKLEKKFKVNPKEEESFTLDTSSTKGWYDFKLQSPGISSFELRYAGRLETGKDSISDPFMGREMFSS